The following coding sequences lie in one Sesamum indicum cultivar Zhongzhi No. 13 linkage group LG9, S_indicum_v1.0, whole genome shotgun sequence genomic window:
- the LOC105170526 gene encoding ylmG homolog protein 1-2, chloroplastic: MASSLMATQTTLILRRPMASVDPRHPMVGVSLPSANIRRLPLRLAFSPLSKPSESRISASFISPILDNPPIKSPKTSNPPQDLLSGSTRTITTLFAIALTASKFFARGIFSLAVQLKEPVLSAAGPAFFAATRDVPMGSLNTPFTVVAAGMAKWLDLYSGVLMVRVLLSWFPNIPWDRQPLSAIRDLCDPYLNLFRNIIPPIFDTLDVSPLFAFAVLGALGSILNSSRRRY; encoded by the coding sequence ATGGCTTCTTCTCTCATGGCTACTCAAACAACCCTCATCCTCCGCCGCCCTATGGCTTCCGTCGACCCGCGCCACCCCATGGTTGGAGTCTCACTCCCCTCCGCCAATATCCGACGCCTCCCCCTACGCCTTGCTTTTTCCCCTCTCTCCAAACCCTCAGAATCAAGAATTTCAGCTTCTTTTATTTCCCCGATACTCGACAACCCACCAATCAAATCGCCCAAGACCTCAAACCCACCTCAGGATTTGCTCTCCGGCTCCACCAGGACTATCACTACGCTCTTCGCCATCGCCTTAACCGCCTCAAAGTTCTTCGCCCGCGGAATTTTTAGCTTAGCCGTGCAATTGAAAGAACCCGTGCTCTCCGCAGCCGGCCCCGCTTTCTTCGCCGCGACGAGGGATGTTCCGATGGGATCTTTGAACACGCCGTTCACGGTGGTGGCCGCCGGAATGGCGAAATGGCTGGATCTTTATAGTGGGGTTTTGATGGTTAGGGTTTTGCTCAGTTGGTTCCCCAACATTCCGTGGGATAGGCAGCCTTTATCTGCTATCAGGGACTTATGTGATCCATATTTGAATCTGTTTAGGAATATAATTCCCCCAATTTTTGACACATTGGATGTGAGTCCCCTTTTCGCTTTCGCTGTTTTGGGTGCGCTGGGTTCGATTCTGAACAGCAGTAGGCGACGTTACTAG